One part of the Gossypium raimondii isolate GPD5lz chromosome 1, ASM2569854v1, whole genome shotgun sequence genome encodes these proteins:
- the LOC105785901 gene encoding amino acid permease 4, translating into MLPRSRTMPSRIHHGVVEERHDIKHYLQVEVQPKAQNESNATNSLPDYSKCFDDDGRLKRTGTFWTATSHIITAVIGSGVLSLAWAIAQLGWVAGPTVLVLFAFVNLYTSNLLAECYRSGDLVTGQRNYTYMEAVKAHLGGWKVKLCGWIQYLNLFGVAIGYTIAASVSMMAIKRSNCFHKSGGKDPCHMSSNGYMISFGIAEVIFSQIPNFSHIGWLSIVAAIMSFTYSSVGLGLGIGKVAEHERFDGSLLGISIGTVTHAGTVTGMQKIWRTLQALGAIAFAYSYSVILIEIQDTVKSPPAEYTTMKKATLFSITVTTVFYLLCGCFGYAAFGDLSPGNLLTGFGFYNPYWLLDIANLAIVIHLVGAYQVFCQPLFAFVEKWCAQKWPNCNFVTAEYEIPTPFGGVYELNLFRLVWRTIFVAITTIIAMLMPFFNDVVGFLGAMGFWPLTVYFPIEMYISHKKVGRGTSRWLALQIISVACFFVTVAAAVGSIAGVVLDLKTYKPFKTSY; encoded by the exons ATGTTGCCTAGGAGTCGGACTATGCCAAGCAGGATTCACCATGGCGTC GTCGAAGAACGGCATGATATCAAGCACTACTTACAAGTAGAAGTGCAGCCTAAAGCTCAGAATGAGAGTAACGCAACGAACAGTCTACCCGACTATTCCAAGTGCTTCGATGATGATGGCCGCTTGAAGAGAACAG GCACTTTTTGGACTGCAACATCGCACATTATAACTGCGGTCATTGGGTCAGGTGTTCTTTCATTGGCATGGGCCATTGCACAGCTTGGTTGGGTCGCAGGACCGACTGTCCTCGTACTTTTCGCCTTTGTCAATCTCTACACCTCCAACCTTCTAGCAGAGTGTTATAGGTCTGGTGACCTTGTAACTGGACAAAGAAACTATACCTACATGGAGGCTGTCAAGGCACACTTAG GAGGATGGAAGGTCAAGTTATGTGGATGGATTCAATACTTGAACTTGTTTGGTGTTGCAATTGGGTATACAATTGCTGCATCAGTGAGTATGAT GGCAATCAAGAGATCGAACTGTTTCCACAAGAGCGGTGGAAAAGATCCATGTCATATGTCCAGCAACGGGTATATGATATCATTTGGTATAGCAGAAGTGATTTTTTCTCAGATACCGAACTTTAGTCATATAGGGTGGCTCTCCATAGTTGCAGCTATTATGTCATTTACATATTCCTCGGTTGGCCTTGGACTTGGCATTGGCAAAGTTGCAG AACACGAGAGGTTTGACGGAAGCCTGTTAGGTATCAGCATAGGTACAGTAACACATGCTGGAACAGTTACCGGTATGCAAAAGATATGGAGGACTTTGCAAGCCCTGGGAGCTATTGCTTTTGCATATTCCTATTCTGTAATCCTTATTGAAATTCAG GATACGGTAAAATCACCTCCAGCAGAGTACACGACAATGAAGAAGGCTACATTATTCAGCATCACTGTAACAACTGTGTTTTATTTACTCTGTGGTTGCTTTGGATATGCAGCCTTTGGTGATCTCTCTCCAGGAAATCTTTTGACAGGGTTCGGGTTTTATAACCCTTACTGGCTGCTCGATATTGCTAATCTAGCGATTGTCATCCACCTTGTCGGCGCATATCAAGTATTTTGCCAGCCCTTGTTTGCATTTGTTGAGAAATGGTGTGCTCAAAAATGGCCAAACTGCAACTTCGTGACGGCAGAATATGAAATACCAACCCCTTTCGGTGGTGTGTATGAACTCAACCTCTTCCGCCTAGTATGGAGGACGATATTCGTTGCAATTACAACTATTATAGCAATGCTGATGCCATTTTTCAATGATGTTGTTGGATTCCTTGGGGCAATGGGATTTTGGCCATTGACTGTTTATTTCCCAATTGAGATGTATATATCTCATAAGAAGGTTGGACGAGGAACAAGCAGGTGGCTTGCTCTCCAAATAATAAGTGTGGCATGTTTCTTTGTCACAGTGGCTGCTGCAGTTGGCTCCATAGCTGGAGTTGTGCTGGATCTCAAGACTTACAAGCCATTTAAAACTAGTTATTAA